In Melitaea cinxia chromosome 11, ilMelCinx1.1, whole genome shotgun sequence, a genomic segment contains:
- the LOC123657596 gene encoding uncharacterized protein K02A2.6-like, with protein MESILSPPPSFCFDKNAWDISSLNEKWVKWKRSYEIYSKACEIDKKPVEIQVNILLHIVGEQCREIIDSLPEKCMTIEYIWKKLDEQFQTKRNVTVERHKFFIRDQQENESIEQYVFVLGKLAQTCEFRDFHDELIKDRLVCGISSTTIRERLLREEDLSLKKAMDICRAVITSRTYSERIKPESEGSELSVHRLNQSQRNVSFMGSKLTSSRGRARRAGCELEAERRGGAVRGERGAEARSVRASVPRGRSHVNSGYNVGQRRSVPGSSTQCNYCGNVHKKFECPAYGQKCARCSGMNHFARVCGIHYIVESDEKVIYSLNNSSEWNVNLKICGICINFKLDTGADVNVLPLEYCKKLNISQDCLLQTNTKLSGYSGARIDVLGKIFLNVTYKKYIYMLEFIVARVHSVPILGRHACTELDLVRRVMSVRSSDGNPDILTKFEDVFRGLGCLPGQYKIHLKEDAKPVVHAPRKLPFAIKEKVKKKLMEMESQKIIAKVEGPSDWVSSITVVKKPSGDLRICLDPKELNRAIKREHFRLPTLDEIVAKLSGAKYFSTLDASSGFWNISLDEASSAYCTFNTPFGRYKFLRMPFGICSASEVFHKKMIENFDDLEGVCMYMDDLLIYGCNKEEHDERLKRVLERYDSHMTAITKMPIPKNKKDIERFLGLVNYIGSFIPNLSDRVYPLRELLQNSIEWHWDERHDKCFQDIKRCLASRPVLQYYDQNKSITISVDASKSGLGACLMQNNLPVCYASRALTKAEQRYAQIEKELYACVFACEKFYAYIYGRSDVTIETDHKPLISIINKPITDAPARLQRMLLRLQRYTFKLIYKPGKQLYIADALSRAYETAGTAVLHSSRDSLHVEVCAVTRDASSALSQYFDNAQFIALQKETERDSELQQVIKYINKGWPEERHCVTELVKPFWHYKESLYFAYGLIWKNERVVVPKILRKEMLNKLHIGHMGLEKSKLRARETIFWPGINNDLSNLINSCDVCLAHKKLNQKEELQSHEIPDSPWIKVGVDLFQIKGLNYLMVVDYYSKFFEIIELQSTESTYVINCLKNVFCHQGIPIILFSDCGPQFSSNYFKDFAKEWGFKHITSSPHYPQSNGQVERMIQTAKRIIIKTRETGSDYRLGVLEYLNTPLAKELPSPAEILQSRKFRSILPMSKKLLKPNVHRNIKQKLLHRQNKQKFYYDKSAKNLKELSKGQRVRIYDLRNKTWIPGSISSILGNRSYEVSMLNGKKLIRNRRYIISDTAIRHGTPRYSCQYDDINCNTETKIETNNNNYVTRSGRIVRPPDRLGFT; from the exons aTGGAGAGTATACTGTCACCGCCACCATCATTTTGCTTCGACAAAAATGCATGGGATATCTCGAGCCTTAACGAAAAGTGGGTAAAATGGAAGCGAAGTTatgaaatatatagtaaagcTTGCGAAATAGATAAAAAACCAGTGGAAATACAAGTGAATATCCTGTTACACATTGTGGGTGAGCAGTGTCGAGAAATCATAGATAGTTTACCGGAGAAATGTATGACTATAGAATATATTTGGAAAAAACTAGATGAACAATTTCAAACAAAGAGGAACGTTACTGTCGAGCGTCATAAATTCTTTATTCGCGATCAACAGGAGAATGAATCTATTGAACAATACGTTTTCGTACTTGGGAAATTAGCGCAAACGTGTGAATTTCGAGACTTTCATGATGAATTGATAAAAGATCGATTGGTTTGTGGTATTTCAAGCACTACAATTCGTGAACGTTTGCTTAGGGAGGAAGACTTATCGTTAAAAAAAGCAATGGATATATGTCGAGCGGTAATAACATCACGAACATATTCGGAAAGGATTAAACCTGAAAGTGAGGGATCAGAGTTAAGTGTGCATCGATTAAATCAATCACAAAGAAACGTGTCATTTATGGGGTCTAAGCTGACGTCATCGCGCGGGCGAGCGAGACGCGCGGGATGCGAGTTGGAAGCGGAGCGACGAGGCGGTGCGGTGCGGGGCGAACGCGGGGCGGAGGCGCGCTCGGTGCGTGCGAGCGTACCGCGCGGCCGCTCCCATGTGAACAGTGGATACAACGTCGGGCAGCGGCGATCGGTCCCGGGTTCAAGTACGCAGTGTAATTATTGTGGAAATGTGCATAAAAAGTTTGAGTGTCCGGCTTATGGTCAAAAATGTGCGCGATGTTCAGGGATGAATCATTTTGCTCGTGTGTGTGGAATTCATTATATAGTGGAATCAGATGAGAAggtaatttattcattaaataatagtaGTGAGTGGAatgttaacttaaaaatatgtgggatatgtattaattttaaattagacaCAGGTGCTGATGTAAATGTTTTACCAttagaatattgtaaaaaattgaaCATTTCTCAAGATTGTTTATTGCaaacaaatactaaattaaGTGGTTATTCTGGTGCAAGGATAGATGTTCTggggaaaatatttttaaatgttacctataaaaaatatatttatatgctcGAGTTTATAGTGGCCAGAGTGCATTCAGTCCCCATTTTAGGCCGTCATGCTTGCACGGAATTAGACTTGGTTAGGCGTGTCATGTCTGTACGTAGTAGTGATGGTAATCCAGATATTCTTACTAAATTTGAAGACGTGTTTCGTGGCCTTGGCTGCTTACCGGGTCAAtacaaaattcatttaaaagaaGATGCTAAGCCTGTTGTTCACGCGCCTAGAAAGTTGCCGTTTGCTATTAAGGAAAaggtaaagaaaaaattaatggaAATGGAATCACAAAAAATTATTGCTAAAGTTGAGGGTCCGTCAGACTGGGTTAGCAGTATAACGGTAGTTAAAAAACCTTCTGGTGATTTACGCATATGCTTAGATCCGAAGGAATTAAATCGAGCGATTAAGCGGGAACATTTTAGATTACCGACATTAGACGAGATTGTAGCAAAGTTATCGGGagctaaatattttagtactttAGATGCATCATCAGGTTTTTGGAACATTTCTTTGGATGAAGCTAGCAGTGCGTATTGTACGTTTAATACTCCGTTTGGTAGGTATAAGTTTTTGAGAATGCCGTTTGGAATTTGTTCAGCATCTGaagtttttcataaaaaaatgattgagAATTTTGATGACTTAGAGGGAGTTTGCATGTACATGGACGACTTGCTAATATACGGGTGTAATAAAGAAGAACATGATGAAAGATTGAAGAGAGTGTTAGAAAGAT ATGACAGTCACATGACAGCTATTACTAAAATGCCCatccctaaaaataaaaaagacatagaaAGATTCTTAGGTCTAGTTAATTACATAGGTAGCTTTATCCCTAATTTATCAGATAGAGTTTATCCTTTGCGTGAGTTGTTACAAAATAGTATTGAGTGGCACTGGGATGAAAGACATGATAAATGTTTTCAAGATATTAAGCGTTGTTTGGCTAGTCGTCctgttttacaatattatgatcAAAATAAATCGATTACAATATCAGTTGACGCGAGTAAGAGTGGATTAGGTGCATGTCTGATGCAAAATAATCTGCCAGTGTGTTATGCTTCGAGAGCTTTGACTAAAGCTGAACAGAGATACGCGCAAATAGAGAAGGAGCTGTATGCTTGTGTGTTTGCATGTGAGAAGTTTTATGCGTATATTTATGGAAGGTCAGATGTAACGATCGAAACCGATCATAAGCCGCtgataagtattattaataagcCTATTACTGACGCACCAGCACGATTGCAAAGAATGTTATTAAGGTTGCAACGTTATACATTTAAACTGATATATAAGCCCGGTAAACAACTTTATATTGCCGACGCGCTATCGCGTGCATATGAAACGGCTGGGACCGCAGTTTTGCATTCGAGCCGAGATTCTCTTCACGTCGAGGTGTGCGCAGTCACTCGAGATGCGTCGTCCGCGCTTTCACAATACTTTGATAATGCACAGTTTATAGCTTTACAGAAAGAAACAGAGAGAGATAGCGAACTACAACAggtaattaaatacataaacaagGGCTGGCCTGAGGAAAGGCATTGTGTTACGGAATTAGTTAAACCATTTTGGCATTACAAAGAAAGTTTATACTTTGCGTATGGGTTAATATGGAAAAATGAAAGGGTAGTAGTCCCGAAGATCTTAAGAAaagaaatgttaaataaattacatataggTCATATGGGTTTAGAAAAAAGTAAGTTACGGGCTAGAGAAACAATATTTTGGCCGggtataaataatgatttaagtaatttaataaatagttgtGATGTTTGTTTGgctcataaaaaattaaatcaaaaagaGGAATTGCAATCTCACGAAATCCCTGATAGCCCGTGGATTAAAGTTGGTGTTGATTTGTTTCAAATTAAGGGTTTAAATTATCTTATGGTAGTTGATTACTACAGTAAGTTTTTTGAGATAATTGAATTACAGTCAACGGAATCCACatatgttattaattgtttaaaaaatgttttttgtcaTCAAGGAATCccgattatattattttctgattGCGGTCCGCAATTTAGTTCTAACTACTTTAAGGATTTTGCAAAAGAATGGGGTTTTAAGCATATAACTTCTTCGCCTCATTATCCACAGTCGAATGGTCAGGTTGAACGTATGATTCAGACGGCAAAACGCATAATAATTAAGACAAGAGAAACTGGCTCAGATTATCGTTTAGgtgttttagaatatttaaatactcCGCTGGCAAAAGAATTACCCTCTCCAGcagaaatattacaaagtaGAAAATTTAGAAGTATTCTTCCGATGTCGAAAAAATTACTTAAGCCAAACGTTcatagaaatataaaacaaaaattattacataggcAAAACAAACAGAAATTTTACTACGATAAGAGTgcaaaaaacttaaaagaatTGAGTAAGGGTCAAAGGGTAAGGATTTATGATTTGCGTAATAAGACATGGATACCTGGTTCGATAAGCAGTATATTAGGTAATAGATCTTATGAAGTGAGTATGTTAAACGgtaaaaaattaattcgtaATAGGCGGTATATAATTTCTGACACGGCAATAAGGCATGGCACGCCTCGCTATAGTTGTCAATATGATGATATTAACTGTAATACAGAAACAAAGATAGAAacaaataacaacaattatgtAACTCGTTCTGGCAGGATAGTGAGGCCTCCGGATAGATTGGGGTTCACATAA